The following proteins are encoded in a genomic region of Sesamum indicum cultivar Zhongzhi No. 13 linkage group LG8, S_indicum_v1.0, whole genome shotgun sequence:
- the LOC105169178 gene encoding uncharacterized protein LOC105169178, with translation MGACASVPKDMRAEAAAPAPEPLKEETPAVEAKAKTEKKAEDESDKPEVKAVEAEAPKEAVEKVESEIPKTEAPAAEKVETETPKTETPAAEKVETETPKTEAPSAEKVENETSKTEAPVAATKEEKKTEVAEQK, from the exons ATGGGTGCCTGCGCTAGCGTACCAAAGGATATGAGGGCTGAGGCCGCCGCCCCGGCACCCGAACCGCTCAAGGAGGAGACACCCGCCGTCGAGGCCAAGGCCAAGACGGAGAAGAAGGCCGAGGACGAATCTGACAAGCCTGAGGTGAAGGCAGTTGAG GCCGAAGCACCAAAAGAGGCGGTGGAGAAAGTAGAGAGTGAGATACCAAAGACGGAAGCTCCAGCGGCGGAAAAAGTAGAGACTGAGACACCCAAGACGGAAACTCCGGCCGCGGAAAAAGTAGAGACTGAGACACCAAAGACGGAAGCTCCATCGGCAGAAAAAGTAGAGAATGAGACATCGAAGACGGAAGCTCCGGTGGCGGCCACCAAGGAGGAGAAGAAAACAGAAGTGGCGGAACAGAAATAA
- the LOC105169180 gene encoding uncharacterized protein LOC105169180 isoform X2, translating into MEDIFQVFGDMMRSGPLNFQESQEPVQINHQQAPDSYSYGSFSFNQQKIPDAFSFGVDGIQQFGQPVMLLDGNKDEGMNQFAGNNQSPNGQCGPNRLPEGSIEKTEQVWQRIRWTDEMVRILIAAVSYVGDDVSSDCPIKGKWRAISNIMVERGYTVSPQQCEDKFNDLNKKFKRLNDLLGRNISCDVVENPALMESMNISEEAKEESVQSALKGKAKCDDQNVILSMPAKRQKHGEDNGVPSWADTHPPGKELTDLINVPPEVIEGQQELSQWMISRSLQLEEKKLQIQNQMLELEKRKFEWLKFCQQEDRELHKMRLENEVMKLENERLAFELKCRERSYARD; encoded by the exons ATGGAAGATATCTTTCAAGTTTTTGGTGATATGATGAGGAGTGGACCACTTAATTTTCAAGAGTCACAGGAACCAGTACAAATTAACCACCAACAAGCTCCAGATTCCTATTCATACGGAAgtttttcatttaatcaacAGAAAATTCCAGATGCCTTCTCTTTTGGGGTTGATGGCATACAACAGTTTGGTCAACCTGTTATGTTGCTTGACGGCAACAAGGATGAGGGCATGAACCAATTTGCAGGGAATAATCAATCCCCAAATGGTCAATGTGGTCCAAATAGGCTCCCTGAAGGTAGCATAGAGAAAACTGAACAAGTATGGCAGAGGATTCGTTGGACAGACGAGATGGTTAGGATTTTGATTGCTGCTGTTTCTTATGTTGGGGATGATGTTTCATCAGATTGTCCAATAAAAGGCAAGTGGAGAGCTATTTCCAACATAATGGTTGAGAGAGGCTATACTGTATCACCTCAGCAATGTGAGGATAAGTTCAATGACCTCAACAAGAAGTTCAAGAGATTGAATGATCTACTTGGCAGAAATATTTCATGTGATGTTGTTGAGAACCCAGCACTGATGGAATCAATGAATATTTCTGAGGAAGCCAAAGAGGAG TCAGTGCAATCTGCTCTTAAAGGTAAAGCCAAATGTGATGATCAAAATGTGATTCTGAGCATGCCTGCAAAGAGACAGAAACATGGAGAAGACAACGGAGTTCCCAGCTGGGCTGATACGCATCCACCTGGGAAAGAGCTCACTGATTTGATTAATGTCCCCCCTGAGGTCATCGAGGGACAGCAGGAACTGAGTCAATGGATGATATCCCGCTCGCTGCAGTTGGAAGAGAAAAAGTTGCAGATACAGAACCAGATGTTGGAACTGGAGAAGAGGAAGTTTGAGTGGCTCAAATTCTGCCAACAGGAAGACAGGGAGCTGCATAAGATGAGGCTAGAAAACGAGGTAATGAAGCTTGAAAACGAGCGTTTGGCATTTGAGCTCAAGTGCCGAGAAAGGAGTTATGCTCGGGACTGA
- the LOC105169180 gene encoding uncharacterized protein LOC105169180 isoform X1 produces the protein MEDIFQVFGDMMRSGPLNFQESQEPVQINHQQAPDSYSYGSFSFNQQKIPDAFSFGVDGIQQFGQPVMLLDGNKDEGMNQFAGNNQSPNGQCGPNRLPEGSIEKTEQVWQRIRWTDEMVRILIAAVSYVGDDVSSDCPIKGKWRAISNIMVERGYTVSPQQCEDKFNDLNKKFKRLNDLLGRNISCDVVENPALMESMNISEEAKEEVRKILTCKQLFYQEMCSYHNKNRKFLAHDVPLQQSVQSALKGKAKCDDQNVILSMPAKRQKHGEDNGVPSWADTHPPGKELTDLINVPPEVIEGQQELSQWMISRSLQLEEKKLQIQNQMLELEKRKFEWLKFCQQEDRELHKMRLENEVMKLENERLAFELKCRERSYARD, from the coding sequence ATGGAAGATATCTTTCAAGTTTTTGGTGATATGATGAGGAGTGGACCACTTAATTTTCAAGAGTCACAGGAACCAGTACAAATTAACCACCAACAAGCTCCAGATTCCTATTCATACGGAAgtttttcatttaatcaacAGAAAATTCCAGATGCCTTCTCTTTTGGGGTTGATGGCATACAACAGTTTGGTCAACCTGTTATGTTGCTTGACGGCAACAAGGATGAGGGCATGAACCAATTTGCAGGGAATAATCAATCCCCAAATGGTCAATGTGGTCCAAATAGGCTCCCTGAAGGTAGCATAGAGAAAACTGAACAAGTATGGCAGAGGATTCGTTGGACAGACGAGATGGTTAGGATTTTGATTGCTGCTGTTTCTTATGTTGGGGATGATGTTTCATCAGATTGTCCAATAAAAGGCAAGTGGAGAGCTATTTCCAACATAATGGTTGAGAGAGGCTATACTGTATCACCTCAGCAATGTGAGGATAAGTTCAATGACCTCAACAAGAAGTTCAAGAGATTGAATGATCTACTTGGCAGAAATATTTCATGTGATGTTGTTGAGAACCCAGCACTGATGGAATCAATGAATATTTCTGAGGAAGCCAAAGAGGAGGTGAGGAAGATTTTAACTTGTAAGCAATTGTTTTACCAAGAAATGTGCTCATATCATAACAAGAATAGAAAATTTCTGGCTCATGATGTGCCTCTTCAGCAGTCAGTGCAATCTGCTCTTAAAGGTAAAGCCAAATGTGATGATCAAAATGTGATTCTGAGCATGCCTGCAAAGAGACAGAAACATGGAGAAGACAACGGAGTTCCCAGCTGGGCTGATACGCATCCACCTGGGAAAGAGCTCACTGATTTGATTAATGTCCCCCCTGAGGTCATCGAGGGACAGCAGGAACTGAGTCAATGGATGATATCCCGCTCGCTGCAGTTGGAAGAGAAAAAGTTGCAGATACAGAACCAGATGTTGGAACTGGAGAAGAGGAAGTTTGAGTGGCTCAAATTCTGCCAACAGGAAGACAGGGAGCTGCATAAGATGAGGCTAGAAAACGAGGTAATGAAGCTTGAAAACGAGCGTTTGGCATTTGAGCTCAAGTGCCGAGAAAGGAGTTATGCTCGGGACTGA